Sequence from the Candidatus Edwardsbacteria bacterium RifOxyA12_full_54_48 genome:
AGAGCACGGCAACCTGGCGGCGGACAAGATATACGGGGCCATATCAAAATCCATGTCGGGCCAAAGCACCATCAAGCCGATATTAAAGCCCTACGATACCATTGGCAGCACCAAGCACGTGGATTTTGACACCACCAAGCCGGTGTTTGCCACCAGCCCGGATAAATGCCATATCAGCCATGTGGTGGCCGATACCGAAAGCTGGGAGCAGAAGCTGGCTCATTCGCTGGAGCAGATGGAGCAGGTAAAAGCTTATGTTAAGAACCAAAGCCTGGGGTTCTTTATACCCTACCAGATGAACGGGGAGGAGAAGAATTATATCCCGGATTTTATTGTTAGAATTGACGATGGGCATGGCACGCCCGACTACGCCGATACAACACCCGGCGATGAAAAGAGGCTACGTACGGGCAAGGATGATCTGTTGAACCTGATAGTGGAGGTGACCGGGGAGAAGCGGGCCGATAAGGAAATAAAGGTGGCCACGGCGCGGGATCTGTGGGTTCCGGCGGTGAATAATCACGGGGGGTTTGGGAGATGGAAGTTTTTGGAGATCAGGGATCCGTGGAATGCGAAGAATGAGATTTTTAAACAATTCAACTAGTAGATAATCATCATGCCAATTATTGACAGATTCAAAGGCCCCGAAGGGCGAAAACGCCTTATAAAGTCGTTGTGTTCTCAACAAATTATTAAAGATAATATTAAAATAGCTTCGCAATTTTGCCAGTCTGTAATCTTACACGAATATTCAGCAGGAAGTATTTTGATTAAACAAGAGGATGTTGATAATGAATTACATTTTATTATTTCCGGGCGTGTAGCTATTCGTGTTAATCATCGAGACATTGCTTATAGGTGCACAAATACACATGTAGGCGAAATGGCTTTGATTGATACTGGAGCAACAAGGAGTGCTTCCGTTATCGCAGTTGAGAACACTTTAACAGCTAAAATCTCAGAACACGAGTTTACAAAAATTGCAAATAAATATCCCTCAATTTGGCGTTATTTAGCAATTGAATTGGGAGCAAGGCTGCGTCAGAGAAATCAATTTGTGAGAAAACCTAATAGCAAACCAAGAATGTTTTTTGGATCCTCAAAAGAATCTATTCCATTGGTGAAGGAAATTATTCACAATTTAGACACAGACAAAGTAGAACCAATCCCCTGGACTAAAGATATATTCTGGCCTTCACATTCTACACTTGAGGATCTTGAAAGGCAGTTGCCAACCTTTGATTTTGCCGTTTTCATTTTTGGTCCGGAGGATAGCATTATCAGTAGAGGGAAAAAGAAAGAAGGGCCACGTGATAACGTTGTTTTAGAGTACGGAATGTTTGTCGGTGCAATAGGTAGAGATAGGACCTATTTTATTAAGCCCAGAAATGTAGAGATAAAAACACCTTCGGATATCTTTGGGCTTAAACCATTAGTATATGAACACAATAGATCTTTTACGAAAATTGATGTTAAACCCGTAGCCGCTGTCCTTATGAAATGTATAACAAGATACAGTGTTAGATGAAGGAGATAGTCATGGGCCTTGCAAATGACATCAGAGCTGAAGTTAAACAAACATTTTCAAAACAGTGGGAAAAAAGAGATGGCAACAAAGTGCCAGATACAGACGATATCGCACTCGGCAATGCGGCTGTTGTTTTAAAAGGAACTATCTTATATGCAGATCTTGTAGAGTCGACATTAATGGTAAATTCTCAGCAACAGCATTTTGCAGCAGAAATCTATAAAACATTCTTATTAACTGCATGTAAAATAATAAGAGATCAAGGTGGGACAATCACCGCATTTGATGGTGATAGGGTAATGGCGGTATACCTTGGAGATAATAAAAATTCAGCAGCAGCAAAAAGTGCATTAAAAATAAATTGGGCAGTCGATAAAATAATCAATACAGAACTTGTGGCCCAATATCCTAACAGCGATTATAGAGTAAAACAAGCAGTCGGTATAGATACTAGCGATTTATGGGTAGCAAGAACAGGTATTAGGGGCTCGAATGATCTTGTATGGGTCGGGCGAGCAGCGAATTATGCAGCGAAGCTATGTTCCTTGCGAACAGGCTCTTCTGTGTCCTGGATAACAAAAGATGTTTTCGACGTTTTAAATAAAGAAGTGAAATATGGGCCAAATGAACAACCTATGTGGCAACAATCTTACTGGTCTGCATACAATTGCTATGTGTTTTCGTCAAGTTGGAATTGGTCAATTGATTAAATATCGGAGGATGGAATGTATTATATAAAATCTCCTATTGGCAGGTTGTTAAATCCCGATGATACTTTTAACTATCAGAGTGATGATGTATTGAAAGTATTGTATGATTCGCATTACAATCCGTTTAATGATGAAACTACACCAACCAGTCTTAGACTATTATCAAATGCAATTAGTTTAGATGAAAAACGAACTAGTGACTTGTGCGAATATTTAAATAAATCCAATCTTATCGATTTAGTCAGAGTTGGAGTTAATAAATACTATAAAATAAACGCTTTAGGTATTCGATATGTTGAGTCTGGCGGAGGTGTATTATGAGTGTTGATGCATGGCTGGATCAAGCCGAGCATGATTATTGTTTAGCGAAATTAGCACAGGAAAAAGGATATAATGAATGGGCAGTATTCTGTGCATCTCAAGCTTTGGAAAAAGTAATTAAAGCTACAATACTAACGTTAGTTCCCGGTATTTCTAACAAGGAACTGTATGAACACAATTTGCACTATCTTCTGGCTAAATTGCCGATTAAGTTTAAGACAGATAAAATTGAAGAAGATTGCAAAGAAATTGATGATATAGCCAAATATTCAAGGTACCCGACAAAAAATCATAATGGCAAACCACCAAAAGAAATGTGTACAATTGAAATATCTCAGAATGTATTAGAGAAAGCTGACAAATTATTATGTTTTTACAGAAAAATATATAAAATAAGCGATGGGTTGTTTGATAATATAGAACCCCCATTATATCAATAGCACTTTAAAAGGTATAATTATGCCCAGAGGCCGCCCCCCTCAAAATGTTAAAAAGCATGCTAAACCCATAAAACAGCAAGCCTCAAAGCTCGGTCATAAGCCCCGACCCCTCCCTAATCCTCCCCGCCGCGGAGAGGGAACAGGGCGTGGTGCGGTCTATTCCAGCCGCCACCAAGATAAAAAGGCCAATATACAATTCAAAAAAACAATTAGTGTAAACATGAAGCATATGCTTGATGGAATAAGATACTAT
This genomic interval carries:
- a CDS encoding adenylate/guanylate cyclase codes for the protein MGLANDIRAEVKQTFSKQWEKRDGNKVPDTDDIALGNAAVVLKGTILYADLVESTLMVNSQQQHFAAEIYKTFLLTACKIIRDQGGTITAFDGDRVMAVYLGDNKNSAAAKSALKINWAVDKIINTELVAQYPNSDYRVKQAVGIDTSDLWVARTGIRGSNDLVWVGRAANYAAKLCSLRTGSSVSWITKDVFDVLNKEVKYGPNEQPMWQQSYWSAYNCYVFSSSWNWSID